The genomic window CGACGACGGCGCCGAACTGGTGAACCTGCGCGGCGCAGACCGCGACCTGCGGAGCCGCGTCCTGTTCGCGCCGCTGCTACAGCCCGAGACCGCCTGGCACAACCCCGATGCACTGGCCAACGCCATCGTGGAACTTACCAGTAAACAACGCTAGCGGATAAGCACGGAGCCTGCTGGTCTACCGAACGGAGCAGACCGACACAGGCTGCAGAGCAAGCGAATGGAGCCGAGAGAGGCGGAGGGGCAAGGCAGCCAAACAGGGGATATCTAGTTCCGCAGCAGAGAATGATGCTGTTCGTGGGAAAACCACTCTAGACTTTCAGGAATTCCTGCACGCCCAGCACGAACATCACTGCGCCGCCCACAGGGACTTCCACAGGGTCTTGCGGCACGCCGCCCTCGTTGGGTTCGCCGACCGGGACGGACTGCGCCACCAGCCGGGTGCGGGCGCGGCACTTGTGCCCGATGATGGTCTTCAGTTGCTCCAGCCGCTGATCCTCGACGCCGATCATCAGGGTGGTGTTGCCTTCACGCAGAAACCCGCCGGTGCTGGCCAGTTTGGTGACGTCAAAAGAATTCTCGGACAGGTACCGGATCAGCCCTGGGGCGTCTGCGTCCTGAATGACGGCCAGAACAAGTTTCATGACCGTCAGCATAGCAGGGGCTGGTGAGGGCACCATCAGGGGCGCAGCCGTTAAGGGCAAGAAAGGAACCAGCCAGCCTGGGTGAATTTCGTTCCCGCTTCTCGCAACCGGCAAAAGAAAAACTGCTGCCCAGGCAGGCAGCAGCGGTGGGGTGCAATCGGATCAGGCCAGGGCCACCTGTTTCTTGCGGCCGGCTTTTTCCTTTTCGGGCGCGGTCTGCTCCTGGCCGAGCGCCTGGGTTTCTTTCAGGCGGAAGATCACCAGGCTGCCCACGAAGGTGCAGGTGATCTGTCCGTGCGCGTTCAGCAGGCTCAGGGCGGCCATGACGTCTTCACGGGTCATGCGCAGTTGCTCACTCATGTACAGGGCGCTGTCGGCGCGGCCTTCCAGATAATCGCGGACTTTCAGCGCGTCGGCGGTCAGGGGCGTGGCGGGCACGTCGGCCAGGCCAGGGTCGGCCAGGCCATACACGGCGCGGGTACCGGTGCCGGGCAGGCGGCGCACGCGGCCCTGGTCGAGCAGGCTGGCCAGCGCGGCCCGCAGGTGCGAGAGGGCCAGGCCGGTGGTCTTGGCGAGTTCGGTTTCCACCCACTCGGGTTTACTTTCCAGCGCCCTTAGCACCAGTTTCTCGTTGGCGCGGCGCGTTTCCTGGAGGTCTTCAAGGGTTGGGGGGTTGAACATGTGGTGTCCTCCGGTTGAACTGCGGCGAGGCGGCGGCGGTCAGCCCGCGCCCCGGGCAGATGACTCAGGTTTTAACTGGATGCGCCTGGTGCGCAACTTTCCTATTGTTACAGGTTTTCTCTCATCTTGCATGAGGAAACGGTCAGGATCAGCCGGGATGAACAGCGGCACAGCCTCAGAAAACCGTGTTTTGAATACAGGTGAAGCCGGAGCGGCGTGAGCGCCTGACGGGCAAAATTGGTCAGCTATTCTGGACACTGCGCCTCGTGTTTTGCGTCGTGTCTTCAGGTGGTGTAGTCGGCGTTGATACTGACGTACTCGGCGCTGAGGTCACAGCCCCAGGCTTCGCCCCGCGCCTGCCCCACTCCCAGGTTGATGTCAAACACCACTTCGCTGGCGGCCTTCATTTCGGCACTGGTGTTCGCCGCGTCATAGGCGAGTGGTTTGCCGGCAAAAACCGGAATACCCTGCACACTGACCTGCATTTTTTCGATGTCCACCTTTGCGCCGCTGCGGCCCACCGCCATGATCACGCGGCCCCAGTTCGGGTCGCTGCCGTGAACGGCACTTTTCAACAGCGGGCTGACGCAGCAGGTGCGGGCGGCGGTCAGGGCTTCGGCCTCGCTGGCGGCCCCGCCCACGCGCACTGTCAGGAGTTTCGAGGCTCCCTCGCCATCGGCCGCGATCTGGCGGGCCAGGTCACGCATGACGCCCTCCAGCGCCGTCAGGAAAGCCGGCAACTCGACCGGCCCCGCCTGGCCGTTCGCCAGCACTGCCGTCAGGTCACTGGTGCTGGTGTCGCCGTCCACCGTCACGGCGTTGAAGGTGCGGGCCACGATGCCGGGAAAAGCGGCCCGCAAGGCGTCCTGCGGCACCTGGGCGTCGCTGAACGCGAAGGCGAACATGGTCGCCATATCCGGATGAATCATGCCGCTGCCCTTCGCCATGCCGACGATGCGGGCCCCACCGGGCAGCGTCACGCTGGCGGTCTTGGGTTTCGTGTCGGTGGTCATGATCGCCGTGGCAAACGGCAGGGCCGCGTCCGACAGTTCCTCCGGCAGATGCTCGATGCCGCTCAGCACCTTGTCCATGGGCAGCAGGTGCCCGATGATGCCGGTGCTGGCGGTCAGGACGGCGTCCTCGGGGATGTTCAGGACACTGCCCAGCGCGTCGGCCATGGCGGCGTTGTCCTGTGCGCCCTGGCGGCCGGTGGCGGCGTTCGCCACGCCGGCATTCACGACCAGCGCCCGCACTGACTGCCCCGAGGCGTACAGTTCACGGTTACGCAACACACTGGCAGCGGCGGTGGTGCTGCGCGTGCCAGCAAAAGCCCAGGCACAGTCGGCGCTGCTGACCACGCAACTCAGGTCGGTTTTGCCACTGGGCTTCAGGCCCGCCGCCAGCGCCGCCGCCCGGAACCCGCGTGGAAAAGTCAGGGAGAAGTCACTCACCCGCTCAGTTTAGCGGGCGCAGGTGCGGCAGCGGCCGGTGGCCTTTCTCTGGAAAGATCAAGATGAGCCAGGCTGACGGCGGCATGACCGGCACTGCACATTCCTCATGGAAACTTCATAAGCGGGCCGCGCCGTGCCGCTAAGTTGTCTGGAATGAAGCGAGTCCTTTCCCTGGTGGCCCTGAGCCTCAGCACCGCCGTCCTGGCCCAGACCACCACCGGCAAGGTCGGCGACCTGCCGCTGGCCGTCGATCTCGGCCCGAAAGTCTCCATGCTGAACGACGCCTGGATTCGCAAAGCTTACCCACGCTTCGACGGTCGGCCCGACGCTGTTTTCCGCACCGAGGACGGCCGCGTGACCATGACCTTTCAGTGGCGTGAGGCCAAACTGGCCCCCAGCGAGGTCGAACGCCTCGCCACCGAGTACCCCGCCGTTCTGAAATCGCAGGTGCCCGGCCTGAAAACCCTGAAAGCCAACGTGATGCAGCTGAACGGCAAGAACTGGGCGCAGATCATCCTGACGGCCCCCGGTCAGAGTGACGATCTGCGCCGTGAACTGCTGATGACCAGCCTGAAAGGCCGCATGCTGGTGGTGACCATTCAGTCGAACGTGAAGGACTTTGCCCGCAACGAAGCGCAGGTGCGCGCGTTTACGTCCAGCCTCAAGTCGCTGGAATAACGGCAGGAAGGATGGTGCGGCCCGGAGATCAACCACCGGGCCGCACCATTTGCTTTGAAATTACAGCCTAGAAAAGGGAGAGGATGATGTTGTCATCTCTTTTCTCCCCTACTCCTCTGTCAAACTGGTTTCAGGATTTCCTCGATGCGGCGCTGCACGTCATCGCTCAGGCGCACGCCGGCGGCCTTAACGGTGTCCTCGATCTGGCTGACCTTGGTCGCGCCGGTGATGACGCTGCTCACGCCCTTCTGCCGCAGCAGCCAGGCCAGCGCCAGCTGGGCGCGGGTAATCCCCAGATCGTCGGCGATGGGTTTCAGGTCGCGGACTTTCTGGATGTTCTCCTCGGTCAGGAAATTGTTGCCCCAGTTTTCCTTCTCGGTCAGGCGCGCACCCTCGGGTTTGCCGTTGTCGTACTTGCCGGTCAGCAGGCCCATGGCCAGCGGGCTCCAGACCACCAGGCCGATGCCCGCGCCCTCGGTGTAGGGCAGGATTTCCTGTTCCACACGGTCGCGGCGGATCATGCTGTACTCGGGCTGCTCGGTCACGGGCGCGTGGAAGCCGTGTGCCCGCGCGAACTCCACCGCCTGGGCGATGCGGGCCGCCGGCCACATGCTGGTGCCCCAGTACAGCGCCTTACCGTCGCGGATGACCTGATCGAAGGCCATCACGATTTCCTCCATGGGCACGTCCGGGTCGTAACGGTGCGCGAAGTAGATGTCCAGGTAGTCGGTGCCCAGGCGCCTGAGACTCCCGTCGATGCTTTCCAGCACGTGCTTGCGCGAGAGGCCCCGGTCGTTGACGTGGTCGCTCATGGGCCAGAACACTTTGCTGGCCAGGACCAGCGTGTGACGCGGGAAGTCCTTGAGGACGCCACCCATCAGTTCCTCGGACTTGCCACGGGCGTACACGTCGGCCTGATCGAAGTAATTGACGCCCAGATCGTAGGCGCGGCGCACGATGTCCTGAATGTGGCGCGACGCGTCGTCGCTGACGCCGTAGGTTTCCCAGCCGCCCAGGGCCACTTCGGAAACTTTCAAGCCACTTTTGCCGAGGTTCCTGAATTCCATGCCGTCACTGTAGAGCATGGGCCGCTGGGAGCGGCTTCTCGTGGCCGGACGATGAACCTGAACTGGAGTCAGTTCAGCAGGGTTCAGTTCAGCAAGACGCTGAGGCCGTGCCGGGCCGCGTCCAGCGCCTCGCGGATGCGCCAGGCGTGGCGGTCGCGTGGGCCGACGGGGTTACTGACACCGCGCAGCTCCAGGGCCGGAACACCCAGCAGCGTGGCGGCGTGGGCGACGCCGGCGCCCTCCATGCCCTCGGTGAGTGCGCCGGGGTACAGGCGCGTGAGTTCCTCGGCCCTGGCGTGCGCACCGGTCACAGTGTTCAGCGTCAGCAGGGGGCCGCAGGCGGCACCCGCGGCGTGGGCGAAGCGCTGCGCCTCCGACCACACCTCAAAATCCGCGCCCTGCGAACGATCCGGAAAAACCGAGAGGTTCAGTTGCGCCAGCGGCAGAAAGTGTGGGCCGTCCTGGGCGCCCAGATCCGCCTGGACGATGCGGCTGGACACTGCCAGGTCGCCCGCTTGCAGCCCGCTGCCCGGATAGGCCCCGGCGATGCCCGCACTGACCACCAGGTCGCACGGCTGCGCGGTCAGGGCCTGCCAGGTCGCCAGGGCCGCCGCAGTGGCTCCCACGCCACTCACCACCACGCGGGCCACAGAGCGGGCGTTAGGAACGTGCAGGGCCTCGGCTTCCGCGGGCGTAGCAACGACAATCAGGACGTTCACGACCCCAGGGTAGCAAGCCTGCGCTTACTCGCCCGGTATCTCCAGCAGCGGCAGGGCGTCGCGAAGGCGCATGGGCAGGGTGGTCAGCGCGGGATGAAGGGCCAGCACGAGCGCCCGGCCTTGCTCGCCCAGGGGTTCGAGGGCGCGGCCTGTTTCGCGCCAGACGCCGGGCCGGAAGGGATGCAGGCCGGGATCGGCCAGGGCGCTGCGCAACCACTGGATGGTGCGCTGGCCCTCATGAATGGTGGCGCGGGCTTCCAGCGCCAGCAGGCCGGCGTGCAGGGCAGGGTCGGCCTCGTTGGTGGCGGCTTCATGATTGCTGGGCAATCCCACCTGCACACGCCGCAGCAGGGCGTGGGCGCGGTTGATTTCGGTCAACGCGGCGTCGGCGTGCCCCTGGCGCAGCAGGGCGTCGGCGCGGATGGCGCGGGCCTGCGCCTCGGCGTAAGGGTGGTCGGTCATGTCCAGGGCGCGGGCCAGGTGTTCCAGGGCCTGCGCGGCGTCCGGTTCAGCCAGAGCGCGGCTGAGGCGCATGTCGAAAGTCAGCACCTGCTCGCGGTCACTGCGGTCGGGCAGGCGGGTCAGCAGGGCGTCCAGCAGCTCTCGCGCCTGCTGCAAGTCCGGGTGGTCGTGTTCCGGGCCGCAGAGGGGTTGCAGGTACGGCACGCCCAGGCCACGGGTCAGGTACGTGAGGGCCACGCGGTAGTGCGTGCGGCGCTGGCGGTACTGTGCTTCAGCCTGCCGGTATGGTGCTTCGGCCTGCCGCGCCTGCGACTGGGCCAGCAGCGCCAGCGCCTGACCGGCCACCTGGAAAGCGGCGCCTGGGCGGCTGAGGGCCAGCAGAATGGGAATCTGTTCGGACAGCAGGCGGGCACGCAGTACCCGGTCATGCTGACGATCAGCAGGGGCCAGCAGTTGCAGACCCTGCCGCGAGCATTCCAGGGCCAGCCCGGGGTGGCCCAGTCGGCGCTGGGCGGTGGCGGTGCGGGCCAGGATGCGGGCCTGTTCTTCCGGCGTTCCGCCCGCCGCCTCCAGGCGCGTGGCGGCGTCCAGCAGGGCCCCGAGGGCCGCCCCGGGCTGGCCCAGCCGCAGGCGCAGGTCGCCTTCCTGGTAGCGGGCGCGGGCGTGCAGCAGCGGGCTGGTATCCGGCACCGCCTGAAGGTTCTGAAGGGCTTCGGGCCAGCGTCCGGCATCCTTGGCGATCAAGCCGCGCCACAGGTGCACCCGGGGGCCAGACGAGGCGGCGCGGCTGTCCTGCACGGCCCGCGTGGCGGCGTCCATGTCGCCCTGCCAGCGCGCCAGGGCCGCCTGCACCAGCAGCGCGTCCGCCTGCGCGGCCAGCAGCCACGGATCTGCCCTGTGATCCAGGGGCAGGTGCAGCGCGGCCTGCACGTCAGGGTGCGCCAGTTGCTCTTCGGAAGCGGTGAAATTCCCGGCGTCCAGGCTACTTTCCGCGAGCTTTACCCTGGCCCAGATGCGCACCGCGCCCACTTCCGATTCCAGCAGGCTCAGCAGCGCGTCACGGGCGCGCGGGGCGCCATACTCGCCGCGCCCGGCATGGTGAGTCACGACGGCCCGCGCCAGCAGTTCGCGCTCGGGTGTGGGCGCGTCACGGCGAATCCGGGGCCACAGCTCGGGCAGAAACCGGGCCGCGTCCGGATGCCGGGTAATGGCCTGTGCCAGTGACGTCCACTCGTGCAGGAAGGCCAGGGCCGCCAGGGCCGCAGCGCTGCTGGCCGGCTGATGCGCGAGTCGCCGGGCCGCCTCCAGGACTTCCGGAGCAGGCACAGCCGGCAGGGCGCGCTGCAGGGTCGGGTTGGGCGACCAGCCGCCGGCGGCGTGCCCGGACAGTTGAGCGCGGGCGTGCAGAGGCAAGGCCGCCACCTCCTGCCCCAGCGCGGCTTGCAGCAGCTGATCCGGGAAGGGCGCAGTGACCTCCAGTTCCTGCAGGGCCTGGAGACTCGCGGCGAGGCGGCGCACGGGCGGGTCGGCCAGCAGCTGCGTGACCGAGCCTCCTGCCCCGGTCAGCAGGGTCAGGTGATCGAGGTTGCGTCCGGTTTCCTTCAGCAGTTCCTGCGCGGCCTGGCGGGTCACGCCCAGTTTCTGAATCAGGTACGTTCGCGCTTCGCTGGGCGTCGGTGGGCGAATCTCGGTGAGGGGCGGGGCGTCGGCCGGCCAGCCTTGCGGGTCTTCCAGCGCCAGCAGCGCCGCCACACCCGCCGGCACGTTGTGCAGGACGTGCGCGGCCCACCCGGCGGACGTGACCGCCTGACCGTCCGGCGCGCGCGGAGGTGAGTCAGCGAACTTCAGGTCAGCCGTCACGCGCAGCAGCACTACGCCGTCGGTGGGCAGCAGCCCGCGGATCCAGACCTGCTGCTGCTCGGCCAGGGCCGCGAAGGAACGCCCGGTCGCCACGGGCGGCACAGTACCAGCCACAGTAACAGCACTGTGAAACACGTCTCCGCTGAGGTTCAGGCGGGTCACGCGCAGGCCCAGCAGTTCGGCGGCCTGCGCCACCTGCCCCAGCAGCACGGTTTTGCCGGAACCGCGTTTCCCGTAAATGGCCAGCCTGGGGGCGCGGCCGGCCGTCAGCCCGGCTACGAACTGCTTGTACAGGCGTTTCTTGGTGCGGCCCAGCAATTCAAGCTCGTCCGGCAGCGCGGCGGGACTGCGCTGGGCCGGCAGGTCGAGGGAACGCCCGGCTTCCCGCGCCAGGTCGGCCAGGATGGCGCTCAGGACGGCCTTGTCGGCCGCCAACCCGGTATCGCGGTAGATGATGTTACGCAGGGCTGCCGGGTTGGCGCCCCGGCGCTGCATCTCGGCTTCCAGCCAGCGCAGGCTGCCGCGCTGCACCCCCCCGCCCGGCCCGGAGGGCGGCAGGTGGGCGCGCAGGTCACGCAGGGCGGCTGGCCAGTCCACGGTCAGGGCAGCGTACCACCCTGGCCTGGCCTTGAACCCGGTTCACAAAACAGTCGTGTAGACGTTCCTGACGGGCATCATCAGATTTCCCGGCGCAGGCTGTGTATACTTCGTTCCACCCAATTGCGTCTCTGCGGCCTGTGGCCGCCCCTGGAGGATTCCTATGAAACGAACCCTGCTTATCCTGACGGCCCTGCTCGGCAGCGCAGCCCTGGCCCAGACCCAGTCCGCCGCCCAGAACCTGTTCGATGACGGCAAGTGGCAGGAAGCCACCGCCGCTGCCCTGGCCATGAACAATGCCACCGGCTACGCGCTGGCCGCCGAGTACACCACCGCCGGAGCCGGCCTGGTCGCCGCCAACCAGAAAAACCCACTTTTCAGCAAGGCGCAGGAATACGCCCGCAAAGCCATTGCCCTCGACCCCAACAACGCCGAGGCGTACTTCGAGCTGGCCCGCGCTCAGGGCCGCCTGGCCCAGACCAAGAACCCGCTGGAGCAACTTGGACTGGCGAAGGAAATGAAAGCCAACCTGGACAAAGCCATCAAGTTGAACCCGAAACTGGCCGGCGCTTACGTGGCCGTGGGACTGTGGAACGCCACGCTGGACGCGGGCGGCCTCAAGGGAGCGATTGCGAAAAGCCAGACGGGCGCGAACCGTTCGCAGGTGGTTCCCAACTTCGAGAAAGCCATTGCGCTGGAACCCGACAACATCACGCACCGCCTGGAGTTTGCCAATGCCTACATGCTGATGGGCAACAAAACCGCTGCCAGAGCCCAGGCCGAAAAAGCCGTGACCATGAAAGCCGACGGGTACTGGGGCAAACTTGACCTGGCTGCCTCACAGGCCCTGCTGGCGAAACTGAAGTGACCTACCAACGGATAAATCCGTTGGCTTCTCAGGCAACGCTTGCGTTCACTACCGCTACGTTGATGCCTGAAGGGGCGGCCCGCCCCAGGATGTTCCGCGCTGCGTTCAGGTCGGCGTTCTCCTGATGCCCGCAGGCGACACATCGAAAGCGCGACTGACTCGCCCGGTTCTCCCGGCAGGTGTGCCCGCAGGCGTTGCACCGCTGAGAGGTGTACCGGGGGTCTACGCGAACAACTTTCCGAGCGGCCCATTCTGCCTTCTGGGAAAGGAGAGAAAAGAATTGACCCCAGCCCACATCGTGAATGCTGCGGGCCAAGCTGCCCCGCCCCATCCCGCCGACGTTGAGGTCTTCGTGAGCTATCAAGTCGTTCTCTCTGACGAGCTTGAGAGCGGTCTTGTGATGGAAGTCCAACCGCTGACGGCTGACCTTGCGGTGCAGCTTGGCAACCCGCTGAACGGCTTTCCGCCTGCGGTTGCTGCGCTTGTTCCGCTTGCGAGACACCGCACGCTGAGCGACCCGGAGCTTCTTCATGGCGGTCTGGAAATGCCGGGGATTCTCCACGAACTCCCCATCGGAGGTGATGCAGAAATAGGTCGTCCCCACGTCCACACCCACCGAGCTTCCCGTTTCGGGAAGCGGCTGGGCTTCCACCTCGCAGACGTAGGACACGTACCACTCGCCGCAATCCCGCGTGATGGTGGCCGTCTTGACCTTGCCTTCCAGCGGGCGGTGCAACCGGATTCGGATGTTGCCGATTTTCGAGAAGTACGCGGTCTTCTCGGAGACACTGAAGCCCGACTGCGGGTAGCAGATTGAATCGTACCTGTCCCGCCCCTGGAAGCGCGGATAGCCGGGGGTTTGCCCCGCCTTCACGCGCCGGAAGAAACCCTGAAACGCCTTGTCCAGCCGCTTGAGAACGTCCTGAAGCACCTGGGAGTAGACCCCCTTGTACTCCGGCAGCGCGGCCTTGATTTCGGTCAGGTGCTTCATCTGGTCGTACCCGGTCACGGTCTTCCCGGCCTTGCGATAGGCGTCCCGGCGCTCCTGAAGGGCGCAGTTGTACAGGTTGCGGCAGAGACGCAACTGTCCTTGCAGCGCGGCTTCCTGGGTCGTCGTGGGGCAAAGACGGTAGCGAAATGCCTTCAGCATTCAGTCCCTCGTCTTCTGTTCCGCGATGTACTTCTCGATGACTTCCGCGCTGACGTTCCCCGCCGTGCTGACCCAGTAGGAGCGCGTCCACAAAGACGGCATGGTTTGCAGCTTCGGGAACTCCTGCCGGAGAATCCGCGACGTGTATCCCTTGAGGGCGTGCATCACCTGAGTAGGCGACACGTCCGGGTCGGTGCCGAGGAACAGGTGAACGTGGTCGGGCATGATTTCCAGCGCGACGATGCTCCACCCCAGTTCGGCGGTCTTCTCTTCCAGCAGTTCCTTGAGCCTCAGCGCCACATTCCCAGTCAGCACCTTCCGACGCCGCTTCGGGCACCACACGAAGTGGTATCGCAGGAGCGACACGGACGTGTTCTTGTGAAGATAGGGCGTCGGCACTTCCACAGTCTACTACGGCGGGGCAGCGTGTCAATAGCGCCTTCG from Deinococcus fonticola includes these protein-coding regions:
- a CDS encoding tetratricopeptide repeat protein, yielding MKRTLLILTALLGSAALAQTQSAAQNLFDDGKWQEATAAALAMNNATGYALAAEYTTAGAGLVAANQKNPLFSKAQEYARKAIALDPNNAEAYFELARAQGRLAQTKNPLEQLGLAKEMKANLDKAIKLNPKLAGAYVAVGLWNATLDAGGLKGAIAKSQTGANRSQVVPNFEKAIALEPDNITHRLEFANAYMLMGNKTAARAQAEKAVTMKADGYWGKLDLAASQALLAKLK
- a CDS encoding transcriptional regulator; amino-acid sequence: MFNPPTLEDLQETRRANEKLVLRALESKPEWVETELAKTTGLALSHLRAALASLLDQGRVRRLPGTGTRAVYGLADPGLADVPATPLTADALKVRDYLEGRADSALYMSEQLRMTREDVMAALSLLNAHGQITCTFVGSLVIFRLKETQALGQEQTAPEKEKAGRKKQVALA
- a CDS encoding RNA-guided endonuclease InsQ/TnpB family protein; translated protein: MLKAFRYRLCPTTTQEAALQGQLRLCRNLYNCALQERRDAYRKAGKTVTGYDQMKHLTEIKAALPEYKGVYSQVLQDVLKRLDKAFQGFFRRVKAGQTPGYPRFQGRDRYDSICYPQSGFSVSEKTAYFSKIGNIRIRLHRPLEGKVKTATITRDCGEWYVSYVCEVEAQPLPETGSSVGVDVGTTYFCITSDGEFVENPRHFQTAMKKLRVAQRAVSRKRNKRSNRRRKAVQRVAKLHRKVSRQRLDFHHKTALKLVRENDLIAHEDLNVGGMGRGSLARSIHDVGWGQFFSLLSQKAEWAARKVVRVDPRYTSQRCNACGHTCRENRASQSRFRCVACGHQENADLNAARNILGRAAPSGINVAVVNASVA
- a CDS encoding cyclic-di-AMP receptor, translating into MKLVLAVIQDADAPGLIRYLSENSFDVTKLASTGGFLREGNTTLMIGVEDQRLEQLKTIIGHKCRARTRLVAQSVPVGEPNEGGVPQDPVEVPVGGAVMFVLGVQEFLKV
- the tnpA gene encoding IS200/IS605 family transposase codes for the protein MPTPYLHKNTSVSLLRYHFVWCPKRRRKVLTGNVALRLKELLEEKTAELGWSIVALEIMPDHVHLFLGTDPDVSPTQVMHALKGYTSRILRQEFPKLQTMPSLWTRSYWVSTAGNVSAEVIEKYIAEQKTRD
- the mqnB gene encoding futalosine hydrolase; its protein translation is MNVLIVVATPAEAEALHVPNARSVARVVVSGVGATAAALATWQALTAQPCDLVVSAGIAGAYPGSGLQAGDLAVSSRIVQADLGAQDGPHFLPLAQLNLSVFPDRSQGADFEVWSEAQRFAHAAGAACGPLLTLNTVTGAHARAEELTRLYPGALTEGMEGAGVAHAATLLGVPALELRGVSNPVGPRDRHAWRIREALDAARHGLSVLLN
- a CDS encoding aldo/keto reductase family protein, translated to MEFRNLGKSGLKVSEVALGGWETYGVSDDASRHIQDIVRRAYDLGVNYFDQADVYARGKSEELMGGVLKDFPRHTLVLASKVFWPMSDHVNDRGLSRKHVLESIDGSLRRLGTDYLDIYFAHRYDPDVPMEEIVMAFDQVIRDGKALYWGTSMWPAARIAQAVEFARAHGFHAPVTEQPEYSMIRRDRVEQEILPYTEGAGIGLVVWSPLAMGLLTGKYDNGKPEGARLTEKENWGNNFLTEENIQKVRDLKPIADDLGITRAQLALAWLLRQKGVSSVITGATKVSQIEDTVKAAGVRLSDDVQRRIEEILKPV
- the argJ gene encoding bifunctional glutamate N-acetyltransferase/amino-acid acetyltransferase ArgJ, yielding MTFPRGFRAAALAAGLKPSGKTDLSCVVSSADCAWAFAGTRSTTAAASVLRNRELYASGQSVRALVVNAGVANAATGRQGAQDNAAMADALGSVLNIPEDAVLTASTGIIGHLLPMDKVLSGIEHLPEELSDAALPFATAIMTTDTKPKTASVTLPGGARIVGMAKGSGMIHPDMATMFAFAFSDAQVPQDALRAAFPGIVARTFNAVTVDGDTSTSDLTAVLANGQAGPVELPAFLTALEGVMRDLARQIAADGEGASKLLTVRVGGAASEAEALTAARTCCVSPLLKSAVHGSDPNWGRVIMAVGRSGAKVDIEKMQVSVQGIPVFAGKPLAYDAANTSAEMKAASEVVFDINLGVGQARGEAWGCDLSAEYVSINADYTT